The following are encoded together in the Humulus lupulus chromosome 5, drHumLupu1.1, whole genome shotgun sequence genome:
- the LOC133779766 gene encoding uncharacterized protein LOC133779766 yields MVANNVAFTQGDMSSEDVFEHYKAAAASSGRKKDNKRTQGESSKTTSKKARAEDSPATVPSKENTPPPSPLEQPASTPPVDQDATPPTPVEQHPTPQDPTSRTHHTQPSQPEGSLSSSVRLLTMTAGWHRAGAMVSKTKNFDARLAEAKKALEEKNADLFEKNNELTKQSGELLEKSAELSKQNEGLLEQKATLTDELLES; encoded by the exons ATGGTTGCCAACAAtgtggccttcacccaaggag atatgtcatctgaagatGTGTTCGAGCATTACAAAGCTGCCGCTGCATCTTCAGGCAGGAAGAAGGACAACAAAAGGACTCAgggggagagcagtaaaaccacctcaaagaaggcccgagCTGAGGACTCTCCAGCCACTGTCCCTTCGAAGGAGAACACGCCACCTCCATCACCACTCGAGCAGCCAGCCTCAACTCCTCCGGTCGACCAGGACGCTACTCCTCCAACACCTGTCGAACAGCACCCCACACCTCAGGACCCTACCAGCCGAACACACCACACTCAGCCTTCTCAGCCTGAAGGCTCTTTGTCCAGCTCCGTG AGATTGCTGACCATGACCGCTGGCTGGCACCGTGCGGGTGCAATGGTTTCCAAGACCAAAAATTTTGACGCCAGGCTTGCTGAGGCTAAGAAAGCGCTTGAAGAGAAAAATGCTGACCTGTTCGAGAAGAACAATGAGCTAACCAAGCAGAGCGGCGAGTTGCTTGAGAAAAGTGCGGAGCTGTCTAAGCAGAATGAGGGGCTTCTCGAGCAAAAAGCCACTTTGACTGATGAGCTGCTGGAGAGTTAA
- the LOC133777920 gene encoding uncharacterized protein LOC133777920, translating into MASVVVPPNCPRNAILPSPMCISSAVATFNIPGCSPENVCANWKHYSWCSLFCVARPSLSNNSKKMVWLIRSSLDDNAPDPSPSSGSNGRTRLIRAILSFQTRLEARIQEIRKGFPLKLLFFLAGFYCATAFATVIGQTGDWDILSAALAVVVVEGIGALMYRASFPFLNKIKSLITVFNYWKTGLSLGLFLDSFKYDMDSVFGLSNPFNYEFDLFSILMHH; encoded by the exons ATGGCAAGTGTTGTCGTGCCTCCTAATTGTCCAAGAAATGCCATACTTCCATCTCCCATGTGTATCAGTTCTGCAGTTGCAACATTCAACATTCCAGGATGCTCTCCAGAAAATGTTTGTGCTAACTGGAAACACTATTCTTGGTGTTCTCTCTTCTGTGTAGCTCGACCTTCTTTGTCTAATAACTCCAA GAAGATGGTGTGGTTGATTAGGAGCAGTCTTGATGACAATGCCCCGGATCCTTCTCCTTCGAGTGGCAGTAATGGGAGAACACGATTAATTAGGGCAATTCTCAGTTTCCAAACCAGGTTAGAAGCAAGAATTCAGGAAATAAGGAAAGGTTTTCCACTAAAATTGCTTTTCTTCTTGGCGGGATTTTACTGCGCAACTGCATTTGCTACTGTTATTGGGCAAACAGGTGACTGGGACATTCTATCTGCTGCCTTGGCTGTGGTTGTTGTAGAGGGGATTGGGGCACTCATGTACAGAGCTTCTTTTCCTTTCTTAAACAAGATTAAGAGCCTTATAACAGTCTTTAACTATTGGAAGACTGGGCTTTCCCTCGGTCTCTTCTTGGACTCATTCAAGTACGATATGGACAGTGTTTTTGGATTGAGTAACCCTTTCAACTATGAATTTGATCTGTTTTCCATTTTAATGCATCACTAG